The DNA window ATCATTGTCATCCAGTTTCTACAGAACCTGACTGTGCATAGCACACCTGACCAAGTAGAAACGTATGTGTGTACAGGTTCCTACTAATACACCTTCTATAGATAATGCTATAGTGAAGACATAGCCCCCAGTCTTTCCTTCAGCCAATGTCAATTAGACTTCGGGGAGGCAGAGGGACTATTAATACTACACACTTTGTATGACAGTGATACAAGTCATGTGATAAGTTGTGAGCCTCAGCTTAGGATGTGCAACCATTACAATGAAAGACAATTTGTGGATATAATTTCTGCTGTACAGCAAGATCAGGATCTATCGGCTGATATAACAGTACCAGAGTAGATCTCAATAATTTAGGCTGGATTTACAAGATTTCATATTTCTAAATGACTTGGCTTTTAGGGCTGATCTCTGAAGACTGCCATTCTAGTTGACCATGTCAAATGTATGTGCCATGTCTCTAATAGAGTACACCAAAAATGTTACAGGTATTATCTACTCCATCTGGCAATGGCCAGAAAAAGTCCAACTTGTCAGGTCAGATTTTGCATAGTTCTATTTTGTGGTCAGTTtccaaagctggccatacacattagatagctgtcAGATGATACGCCCATACACATGTGTGCTCAGCCAAGCATATGTTCTGAATGGGGATAAAAAAAGAATCACTATCAGACTTCTCTTATAGCAGCTTATTTGCTCAAGAGTAGAAGAATCCGTTAAAGTGAATCTTCCCAATCTTTATGTCCCCCAACAACTGTTATTGGGGAGACAtacatctaatgtctatggccacCATCACACAATGCTTCCCTATCACTTGAAAAGAATAATTGACAGTAAAATGTGCTTGAAGCATGTACTTATGGAAGAGTATAGATGACTCAACTACAGCCAGTTTTCCTCTGCATATTACCAGATCACCTTGGTTGGGTTCATCTTGACTGTTTAGGCATCATGCATTTTGTTTTCCACTGTAGAAAGTCCTACTTCATATAGTAGCTGGATGTCATCTAGTGAAGACCAACCAGAAGAGCAGTGTTTGGACACGTGCCCTTATAGTACCACTGACTTGCTACTTAACTAGTCTAAAAAGGTACTAAAATTAAACAAGCATCCATAAccgagtgaaaaaaaaaatgacataaaggGGTACAAGATGAACTGAGGCGATATGGTACCATTCAGTGGAAAAAAGCCTCACTGGCGGCTTTTCCAGTACCAGGACGGTGCaatgtaatgtttacatgccactCACCGTACGATGTGTAATGGCTGCTTTAGGTATTGCAGCACTGCGCTTTGATGTCTGTGGGACAGTGCTGCGGTACCCTAAGGCCATTGCTACACTTTGTACATTACCGGGTGCTGCGCTGTCCTAAAACTGATCTGATGGGGTTCTGACTATTAGACTCATGTAGATCTAATACACATCCCTACCTCTAATGGATAATCTATGTAATGAGATAATATGCTGCAGATATGCCATGTCTTTGATCTTTAtcagaaaaaaaagtttattatatgtgcaaagagaaaaaaaaaaaagttatcactTTGAGCACAACATGAAAGATATTTCAGCTTCACAGTGTAGAGGTGCAGCCTACATGACCGACATGGCCACGTCGGTGTGAATAAAACACATTTTTATGACCGTAGGTCTTCAGTTACTTCTGCATTACTACTGTAGTGATGACAATAGTAAATCACTAACTCACCAAGGTTGTCTACCTCTGACTTAGATGACCTATGAACGTTATAGTCTATCGTGTTATACAGTAGAAAGTTATTAAAAAACCCCACACAAGCATCAACAAGGCCCAGAACTTTTACCTCACTCTGGAAATTGTGTATACCAGTACACATGAGAAAGCACCATATTAAACCTGGCACAGTGCATCATAGGGGGCATTACATTGAGCACCACCATAACGTAATACTCCAACAGATGCAACATTTATTTGGGGAGGAGggttagaaatatgcaaatgtgtcAAGTGCAATGGGGTGTGCCAGAGTCTCATCTAcatattattataaaaaaaaaagcaagctttCACAGATATGGTGCACCTATTGGACTATCTATAACAAGTATAATGGTGTCCAACACAATGTTCTCCACAACGCTGGTGTGATTCTGCGGTTTCTGGTGGCAGGCCCCTTTAAAGTGGGGAACCAAACAAAACCTGCGCTAAGCTCTACATTTGCAGCCCATAATGAAGGCGGGAACAGACTTTTTACCTCAGGAAACAAATGACATTTCAAAAGGGCTTCTCACAAAGAAGTCAGCCTGTCCATGAAGTACCGTCACCACATATGGCAGCCAAATAGTGGaaggtcataaacaagaaaaactTATCCGTTATTCATATAGTACTACGTCCATTCACATCACTCCCTGCACcagaggagcttacaatctacagttaCCACATATCACCCCACTCCaatggttagtgtcaccaaataTTTGTGTCCTTCACTCAAGAGGTGACAGGTTTTACACTCAGTCATGTCTCTCTATAGAAGGTATGATCTGAAATATCACATACTAATATACAATGGTAATCCATACGCATGAAGCAGAGTCGTCGGCCGATGCATCTAAAGAACGGTTGCTGAAGTACATGGCGACAGCACTATTAGTAATAGTTATACAAAAAGCTCAGAAGACAACTTCTGCGGGAAACCACAGTTGCATTTTCAGCCTATTTCTTTGATGCAGACATAAAAGACGAAATAGATGGTTACACTGTAATATAAAGCAAGTGTATCCTTACTGCAGTATGTGACAGAACACTGAAAATCataaaaagtaggaaaaagaagAAAACTAAAGACCATAAAAGTCATCGTCCCCAATAAATTACAACACATAAGGCTGCCATAACTAGGATACTTACTGGGGAAGACAAGTTACATCTGCATACCATATGTAGCCTTAAAGGGACGGGCCCAAACGTGACTTCTACAACACATCGTAAAAACTTCTGACAACTTAGTGGTCAACCAGCATCCTCCATTTATGATCAGTagctgctcaccacttgccaatccTATAGACTGTCACACAAGTCCTACCTAAGCACCCTGTTAAACGAAAAAGCAGCAAACACTACATTAAAGAGGACCGGTCCCTTTTCCCCAACAGTGTTTATGGAAAAACATGTAATTCCCATAAAacaattctgaagcatctttATAACTCTGTTCctgttattcctcttagaaacgtaggaataaattgacaactccaTAGCAGAGCGACGCTGTCCAATCGGTACTGAGAATACAGGGACACACCCCCATTGGGCGATACAcggttgtcaatttattcctacattgccaggaggaataacaggaacAGTGCAAGAAAAGGgaataagaaaagatgctccggagtatttcatggggaatacaagcatttactaaaacagatacAAATGCGCTGTAACATTACAAAGCTATGCtaaggcacatgtgcacagggcGTAAGCTAGAAGACTGTCACCATTACAGCCTGTGCTCATCCATCCCGAACCAGAAGCCCGGCCTAGTCACAGCAGAAGAGGCTACAGGACACTAGACTGTATTCAGCAACCCCTCACTAATATTGCTttccaacagaaaaaaaataaaaattaaaaccaaAAGCAACATAAACGTCACCAAAGCCAACATATACCTAATAGAAGCCAGGTGATAAAGCCAACGACAGCCACATTTACCAGCCTGTGCCACTAGAACGTATTGCAGCTTCTGTAGTGGAACTATGCTATTCTGTACTATATGCCAAAAGCCTGCAAAACATCAGTCACAAGACTTCCAGCAACACAGATTAGGTAGTACGGATCAGTCCCAAAGGAAGGGCCAAGACACTGCAAAACGTCTACACAATCCTGACATGAGACCTCACTCACAGTCTTCTCAAGCCCATTCCTTTGTATTACATATGGTGATCTATAAGGCCATATACTAAGAGGTGTAATACAGTCACGTGCATGATCCCTTACACTACGTATTACACAAGACAAGTTTTCTGCGGGGCTGAAGATTCACTACATACCAGCCAATTGCTACCACAGACCAAACCTGCTAGAAGGTACTGTCATACCAGATACCAAACTAGAAAGAAAACTGAGACATTGTAAGGGGATTGGATTTAGTGGATTCTGATGTTCCTTGGTGACCAAAGATAACCCAGATCACATGCCCACATCAGCCAATACTTTTAACATCATGAACTCATTCCTGCAACAGCTTGAAGGCCAAAGAACAGTCCATGGTAGTCAGGAATGCAGGCGAGTTATGCCACTTATGAGCCGGCAGATTCCCCACTATGGTCTGATATAATGGAGAGATAACGGGAGCTGTGTCACCATTTGTATAGTACAGCTCCAGGTCAGGTGCCACCCACTCTGTGAGACACTTCCTGTGCTACATACCATGGAAAGATTAGATGGATTATCTGCACACACACAGCACATGAACCCTCCAAGACCCACATCAGCTACAAAAGGACACAAGTCAGTTAGCCAACTAAGGAGCTGAAAGGGTAAACTCATTTTTCACCACTTTAGAAACCTGTTGGCCAAGAGTGTCACTCAGTGGTACACGAGACAACCTACGCCAGTTCCTGGAAAGAAATGCATGTATAGCAAGTAAGACAAATGTGAAATGCTCCATACCTGTCATCCTCACCATCAACAGGGATAGGTAAACCAAACACGGGTAAATGAAGAGGATTTGATAGAGGGTCCGTGATAGGAACTTTCACAAAAGACTTCTCAGAAATCAAAGGGATTGGCGGCTGAGGTAGGGGTTCCGACTTTCTCCGGTCATCGATTTGACCAGCCAGTGGCTGGTTCTGAAACTGACTAATGGTGGACTGTGGCAGACTTGTATGTACATTGCTTGTACCTTGCACAGGTGGAAGCCCAACTGTTGGGATCAAGCTGTTACTCCTGCTGACAGAAGTATGGCTACTCAACGGAGACTGTACAAAAGTCGAAGGAGCAATTGGCATAGTAACAGGGGTAGCTGACACACTAGGCACACTACTTGTTATTCCAGAAGCCCCAGTGCTGGGCACATTGTGCAGGCCAGGGGTCATGGCGTGGTGTCCACCAGGAATGTTTGAGAGCTGACTACTTCCAGTCACTTGTTGCTGACTTATAGGTTTCTGTTGCACCCCACCAATAGGCGCCACGGCTCCAGGTTGTGGCATGTGAACTGGATGGCTCTGGGCAGTTGGTGCATTGGGAACAAGTCCTGATCCTGGACTCACCGAGTCACCACCGGGTTTGGTATGAAGGCCCAGTACTTGCGCTCCACctgcttgcagatgttggccCGGAAGACTGCCTGGAGCTCCAGTACCTGGTGCTATTTGACTGGATCCTTGTGATTGTAGAGCAGATAAATGTTGCACATAGTCAGCCTGGCCAGAGACCTGGGTGCCCATCATATGGCCCGATTGCATCTGGGCCTGGGAGTAGGTGAACTGTTGGGGTTGACTTCCAGAAGCACTGGTCTGCTGCTGACTCATAGACATGCCAGTCTGGGCAGCAGCTACATTCTGGGGTCCAGGGCTTTTGCCATTGTGGCCACTCTGTGCATGGACATAGGACTGGCCTGGCTGCCCCATCATCTGTTGAGCAGCAGGATACAAGGGCTGAGCAGCACCCTGAGACGCTGCTCCACCTATGGGCTGCTGCCCAATGACAAAGTGCTGGGAGGGCTGGTTCAGCTTGTCGGGGTGCAGCAGCTGTGACACAGCAGTCAGGGAAGTGTCAGCTATAGAGTCCGGCCCATGCCCTACATGCACCGAGCCCACGGTGGCGCCCAGGCCGCTGTCCCGCTCCGGTGTGTGCTCGTAGTGCCGGATGGAGTCGGCAGTCCTGGTGATGACGGTGCTGCTGCTGTCAGGCTCCCGGTCATAGAACTCGGTACACGTCCAGCGGCCCCGCCTGTATGGCTCTCCCGAGCCGTGGTCCAGCTTGATCACCCGGAAACGTGAACTGCAGGCGGCCGTGCTGGTGGCagcggagggggaggaggaggagatcggGGCCACGCTGGTGGGTGTAGCCGCCTGTCCGCTCTGCTGCTGGGCACCAGCTTGGCTGGGAGCCGGGTGCCCGCTGCTCCTGATGAGCGGGGCCTCCTGCTGCACATTGGGGGACATGGTGCCCGGGGTCTCGGCGTCTCCCACATTGTTCAGGGTCTCCTCGGACGAGCTCCGCTCCACCACATCCTCGGGGCCGTAGTCCGTGGCTCGGGACACATCAAAGATCTCGGAGGAGACGTCCTCGGTGCGGGACTCGTCGGGGTCGTCCAGGCTCTCGGTGTCCTCGGTGATGCTGCTGGCCGCTTGCGCCGTGGTCACGCTGGTGATCTGGAAGCAGCTCTTCTTCTTAGCCGGCATCTTGGACATGATGAGGGGCAGAGCCGAGACACGTCCCCCGGGGAGGCAGGGGGAGGAAGCGGCGGTCCCGCTCGGGGGTAGCTCCTCACCCAGGtccgggggagggaggggagactTCCCGGTGACAACGTCTAACGCAGCGTACACATTTCTGCGGCTCCGCCGGTAACGATGAAGGCTCGCTGCTACTGCTACAGGCCCCAGCTAGGCCCGGCCTCCTCTGTCACCACAGTCCGGGGATGTACAGGCCGCTCGCTCCTCTTACAGATGGCGCTACCGGCTTTACCCTATGTGGGAAGCCCGAGGAGGGGGACAGGCCGCGGCTCCCCCGCTCACCCCTACCTGCACTCCAGTGCGACAGACATGTCAGGATTAAGATGTGCTGCTGTCCTGTCCCCGAATCACTGAGAGGAAGTGAGAGACGCTGAGGAGGCTGCAAAGTACAAGGGATAAATGTCTGTTAGTGACGGCGGCTCCGGAGGCCCCGCCCCCTCGAGCTGACCTCAGCTCCGCTCCGCCCCGGCACCGCCTCCTCAGCGCTGCCTCACACACTCAAAATTCAAACCGCTGTCATCATTGTACACAAGATGGCCGCCAGGGGCACTGTGCTAAAAGGCAGGGCGGGCTGCAGCCATTCATAAATCCGTTCTATTGGTCAGACTCTACTGCGTCATCGCAAGGGGCGGGGAAAGAGAAGAGATAGAGATGACGGGCAGGAGAAACCGTTCCCCTCGGGCATTGCTGtaggaggtggaggagggggtGGTGCTGCTGGTACGGCCCCGGATTCTGCTGCCGCTTTGTCTATGAGCGGCTTGTGTTGCAGTTAGCTAAGTCCGGGGTGGTATTTTTCTTTAACTCCTTCGTGACTGGAGCTGTGGGGAAGACTGGCACAGGGTGCTGTTGTAGTGGGCATGCGCAGAGCTGTGCTTGGTGAGAGTGAACATAGTTTGGAACTGTTGTTCCTGTAGTGTGTGCTGTACATGAAGTCACCGTGCACTTATAGAAAGTGGCACATGGGGGAGGGAGTGACTGCAAAAATATAGTAGAAATGGCGTATCAAAGTGATGAAAACCAAGGCTAAAAAGTGCCTGGAAGATGGTGGTGCACATCACTACAATGTTGTTCAGGGCAAGCGTCACATGGTTTGGTGGCTGAGAATAGTAGAATAGAGAATGAGAATAGTAGCTCAccttaggcagcattcacacttgtATCGGAGGAACATACTGT is part of the Leptodactylus fuscus isolate aLepFus1 chromosome 3, aLepFus1.hap2, whole genome shotgun sequence genome and encodes:
- the TSC22D2 gene encoding TSC22 domain family protein 2 isoform X1, which codes for MSKMPAKKKSCFQITSVTTAQAASSITEDTESLDDPDESRTEDVSSEIFDVSRATDYGPEDVVERSSSEETLNNVGDAETPGTMSPNVQQEAPLIRSSGHPAPSQAGAQQQSGQAATPTSVAPISSSSPSAATSTAACSSRFRVIKLDHGSGEPYRRGRWTCTEFYDREPDSSSTVITRTADSIRHYEHTPERDSGLGATVGSVHVGHGPDSIADTSLTAVSQLLHPDKLNQPSQHFVIGQQPIGGAASQGAAQPLYPAAQQMMGQPGQSYVHAQSGHNGKSPGPQNVAAAQTGMSMSQQQTSASGSQPQQFTYSQAQMQSGHMMGTQVSGQADYVQHLSALQSQGSSQIAPGTGAPGSLPGQHLQAGGAQVLGLHTKPGGDSVSPGSGLVPNAPTAQSHPVHMPQPGAVAPIGGVQQKPISQQQVTGSSQLSNIPGGHHAMTPGLHNVPSTGASGITSSVPSVSATPVTMPIAPSTFVQSPLSSHTSVSRSNSLIPTVGLPPVQGTSNVHTSLPQSTISQFQNQPLAGQIDDRRKSEPLPQPPIPLISEKSFVKVPITDPLSNPLHLPVFGLPIPVDGEDDRNPSSAFYEAFQVKFRGSKRLGDSSTSANVVAIDNKIEQAMDLVKSHLMYAVREEVEVLKEQIKELIEKNSTLERENALLKSLSNSDQLSQLSTQVGLGTCQQPPPVTTAPHTAPQTAHPPQQPNVSSA
- the TSC22D2 gene encoding TSC22 domain family protein 2 isoform X2, whose protein sequence is MSKMPAKKKSCFQITSVTTAQAASSITEDTESLDDPDESRTEDVSSEIFDVSRATDYGPEDVVERSSSEETLNNVGDAETPGTMSPNVQQEAPLIRSSGHPAPSQAGAQQQSGQAATPTSVAPISSSSPSAATSTAACSSRFRVIKLDHGSGEPYRRGRWTCTEFYDREPDSSSTVITRTADSIRHYEHTPERDSGLGATVGSVHVGHGPDSIADTSLTAVSQLLHPDKLNQPSQHFVIGQQPIGGAASQGAAQPLYPAAQQMMGQPGQSYVHAQSGHNGKSPGPQNVAAAQTGMSMSQQQTSASGSQPQQFTYSQAQMQSGHMMGTQVSGQADYVQHLSALQSQGSSQIAPGTGAPGSLPGQHLQAGGAQVLGLHTKPGGDSVSPGSGLVPNAPTAQSHPVHMPQPGAVAPIGGVQQKPISQQQVTGSSQLSNIPGGHHAMTPGLHNVPSTGASGITSSVPSVSATPVTMPIAPSTFVQSPLSSHTSVSRSNSLIPTVGLPPVQGTSNVHTSLPQSTISQFQNQPLAGQIDDRRKSEPLPQPPIPLISEKSFVKVPITDPLSNPLHLPVFGLPIPVDGEDDSSTSANVVAIDNKIEQAMDLVKSHLMYAVREEVEVLKEQIKELIEKNSTLERENALLKSLSNSDQLSQLSTQVGLGTCQQPPPVTTAPHTAPQTAHPPQQPNVSSA